The following is a genomic window from bacterium.
TGGCTGCGCCACGTGGTGGATGTCCACGTCAAGCACCGCAAGCGGGTCGACACTCTGCCCGAAGAACTCCGCCACGACCGCCTATGCGAGCTCAATGTGCTCGAGCAGGTGGTGAACGTGGCCCAGACCGTGGTCGTCCAGGATGCCTGGCGCCGCGGCCAGCCGGTCACCGTCCATGGCTGGGTCTATGGCCTCAAGGACGGCCTGATGAACAACCTGGGCCTCAACGTGAGCCGCCCGGACGATCTCTTGCCGCGCTATATCGCGGCCCTCGAATCCCTGGCCCTGTAGGGGCCACCGCATCTGGAGAGTTCCCCCATGTCCGACCCGGTCGTCATCGTTTCCGCCGCCCGCACCCCGATGGGCGGCTTCCAGGGCGATCTGTCCGCCCTGACCGCGCCCCAGCTCGGTGCCGCCGCGATCCGCGCCGCGGTCGAGCGGGCCGGGGTCGAGCCGGGTCATGTCGAGGAGGTGTTGATGGGCTGCGTGCTGCCGGCCGGAGTCGGCCAGGCCCCGGCACGCCAGGCCGCCCTCGGCGCCGGCCTGCCCCTGTCGGCCGGCTGCGCGACGATCAACAAGGTCTGCGGTTCGGGCATGAAGGCCACGATGCTGGCCCACGACCTCCTCATGGCGGGCAGCGCGCAGGTCATGGTCGCCGGCGGCATGGAGTCGATGAGCAACGCGCCGTACATGCTGCCCAAGGGCCGCTCGGGCTACCGCCTCGGCCACGGCCAGGTGCTCGACCACATGTTCTTTGACGGCCTCGAGGATGCCTACTCGGCCGAGTTCCGCGGGCGCCTGATGGGCACCTTTGCCGAAGACTGCGTCGACAGCTACGGCTTCACCCGCCAGCAGCAGGACGACTTCGCGATCACCTCGCTGACCCGCGCCCAGGCCGCCATCGAGGACGGCAGCTTCGCCTGGGAGGTCGCCCCGGTGGCGGTGCCGGCCCGCAGCGGCGAGACCATCGTC
Proteins encoded in this region:
- a CDS encoding acetyl-CoA C-acetyltransferase is translated as MSDPVVIVSAARTPMGGFQGDLSALTAPQLGAAAIRAAVERAGVEPGHVEEVLMGCVLPAGVGQAPARQAALGAGLPLSAGCATINKVCGSGMKATMLAHDLLMAGSAQVMVAGGMESMSNAPYMLPKGRSGYRLGHGQVLDHMFFDGLEDAYSAEFRGRLMGTFAEDCVDSYGFTRQQQDDFAITSLTRAQAAIEDGSFAWEVAPVAVPARSGETIVEHDEQPGKARLDKIPTLKPAFRKDGTVTPANSSSISDGGAAMVLMRASTAERLGLTPLAAIRAHATHAHAPHLFPTAPVGSIHKALDTAGWSVGDVDLWEINEAFAVVTMAAMHDLALPHDRVNIHGGACALGHPIGASGARIVVTLLGALKRRGKSRGVASLCIGGGEATALAVEML